The DNA window CGTGCCGCCAGGAAGTTCGCGTAGGGGTTGTCCTGCGGGGACTCCACCAGCAGGCCGTCCTCAGCCGGGGTCAGGCCGGCCTCCATGGCGTAGTTGCCGTTGATCACCGCGGCGTCCACGTCGTCCAGGGTGCGGGTCAGGGCGGAGGCGTCGGCTTCGACGAACTCGAAGTCCTGCGGGTTGTCCTCCACGTCGTTGAAGGTGGCGGACTCGGCGTCGGCGCCCTCGGCCAGGGTGATCAGCCCGGCCTCCTGGAGCAGCACCAGGCCGCGGGCCTGGTTGGAGGGGTCGTTGTTCAGCGCGATGGTGGCGCCGTCGGGAAGGTCCTCGGCGTCGTCGATCTGGCTCGAGTAGAGCGCGAAGGGCTCGATGTGCACGTCCTCGAAGTGGACCAGATCGTAGCCGTTCTCCTCCACCTCGTTGTCGAACCAGGGCTGGTGCTGGAAGTAGTTGGCGTGGAGGTCGCCGTCGTTCAGCGCCTCATTGGGGATCTGGTAGTCGTCGAACTCCTCGATCTCCAGGTCGAGTCCGGCCTCCTCGGCCAGGTTCTCGTCCACGAACTCCAGGATGGCCGCATGCGGGGCAGGGGAGGCGCCCACGGTCAGCGTGGTGATCCCGTCCTCGGCCTCCGGAATGGTGGACTCGTCGTCTCCGCCGGCCAGGCCGCAGGAGGTCAGGGCGAGAGCCGCGACGGCGGCCGCGGAGACGCTCAGCGCGCGGTGTGTGCGGGGGTGAGACATGGCAGTACCTCTTTCGTGTGAAGGGATGATGCGTGGTGGGACGGCCGGATCAGCGGTGGTCGAGCCGTCGGGAGATGAAGTTTCCGGTGTACTGGACCGCAGTGACGATCAGGACCAGCAGGATCACGCAGATGAGCATGACATCGGCCTGGTAGCGGTTGTAGCCGTAGTTGATGGCCAGCTGGCCCAGGCCGCCGCCGCCCACAGCGCCGGCCATGGCGGTGAAGCTGATCAGGGTGACCAGGGTGATGGTCAGTCCGCCCACGATCCCGGGCAGGCCCTCACGCAGCAGCACGTTCCAGGTGACATGCAGGTCTGATGCTCCCATCATGCGCACCGCCTCCACCTTGCCCCAGGAGACCTCACGCAGGGAGTTCTCCACCATGCGCGCGAAGAAGGGGATGGCTCCGACGGTCAGCGGCACCACGGCGGCCTCCCAGCCGATGGCGGTGCCCACGATCAGCCGGGTGAAGGGGATGATCCAGAGCATCAGCACGATGAACGGCACCGCGCGTCCGAAGTCCACCACCAGGCTGAGGGCGCGGTACACCGGGCTCATCGGACGCAGGCCCTTGGGCCCCAGGTTATGCAGCAGCACGCCCAGCGGCAGTCCGAACAGGACGGTGAAGAAGCCGGTGGCCGCTGTCATGTAGAGCGTCTCCAGGACGGCGTCGAGCAGCTGGTTCTCCACCACCGGGTTGTTGAGCCAGCGTCCCTCGGCGAGCAGCATCAGGACTCCTCCTTCCGGCCGGCCTGCGCCTCTGCGCCGGCGTCGGCCTCAGTCTCCAGGGCGGCGGCAGTGGTCAGCTCGGCGTGCAGTCCGGCTGCGCTCAGGACCTCGAGGGTCTTCTGCGCCGCGGCGGCGCCTTCGGGGCGGATGTGCAGCCGACCGACCTGGCGTCCCTGGATGGTCTCGATGGAGCCTGCCTCCACCCGGGCGGGCAGCCCGTTGTCGCTGAGCAGGGTGAACAGGTCACCCACGTGGCTGATCCGATCGGATTCGGTCAGCAGCACATCGATCAGCTGCGCGCCGGCTTCCAGAGCGGAGGTCGGCGGCAGAGAGATGAGCTCCTTGGACAGCGGCGAGCTGCGGTCGGAGATGACCTCGAGC is part of the Nesterenkonia lacusekhoensis genome and encodes:
- a CDS encoding methionine ABC transporter permease, with the protein product MLLAEGRWLNNPVVENQLLDAVLETLYMTAATGFFTVLFGLPLGVLLHNLGPKGLRPMSPVYRALSLVVDFGRAVPFIVLMLWIIPFTRLIVGTAIGWEAAVVPLTVGAIPFFARMVENSLREVSWGKVEAVRMMGASDLHVTWNVLLREGLPGIVGGLTITLVTLISFTAMAGAVGGGGLGQLAINYGYNRYQADVMLICVILLVLIVTAVQYTGNFISRRLDHR
- a CDS encoding MetQ/NlpA family ABC transporter substrate-binding protein, whose product is MSHPRTHRALSVSAAAVAALALTSCGLAGGDDESTIPEAEDGITTLTVGASPAPHAAILEFVDENLAEEAGLDLEIEEFDDYQIPNEALNDGDLHANYFQHQPWFDNEVEENGYDLVHFEDVHIEPFALYSSQIDDAEDLPDGATIALNNDPSNQARGLVLLQEAGLITLAEGADAESATFNDVEDNPQDFEFVEADASALTRTLDDVDAAVINGNYAMEAGLTPAEDGLLVESPQDNPYANFLAARSVDEEHEAIETLDELLHSDEVREYIEETWQDEEVLPAF